Proteins encoded together in one Amblyomma americanum isolate KBUSLIRL-KWMA chromosome 1, ASM5285725v1, whole genome shotgun sequence window:
- the LOC144114829 gene encoding DNA-dependent metalloprotease dvc-1-like gives MSMASEDEEELALEMGEEHAFHVSLLKLNEPSIEEPAATSVATHSLQKDLSVVDPFWELCDPYPDVQRLFFEFNEAYFYGKLDQVAVSWNWHMTLCAGLCEYEGDGLCTVKLSEPLLKLRTRKDLVETLLHEMIHAYLFVTDGNMDHDAHGPEFHKHMDRVNKASGANITVFHNFHEELNNYRTHWWRCNGRCQHRFPFFGIVRRAMNRPPSDYDRWWADHQRNCGGTFTKIREPDPKGSKGKRKDGTLPVKNDAKQPKLMDGADIRAPLVPPHSVKSTVSVPDSQSHQGTRPKHVSSFPNTMTKLPSNVHTLPQHATDLQWPQVVPFTGEGRRLGGCSSKSRLLGESNCVLGGVSSQMLHIDANEATSWSSAVSGPGQSLSKCVTETQVKPAPQKPSDSTWPTLKDFLDQKTQPAEQTSTKSSTAKMKFKRDLFGSDVFGSDTESDDDCVITEADMTVKEQGKCTGKLDEASTSSSSSLTSTDVGATANVSTRSVVALIECPVCGHFLLEKFINSHLDTCLIQDD, from the exons ATGAGCATGGCTAGTGAAGATGAAGAGGAGCTTGCGCTGGAAATGGGCGAAGAACATGCGTTTCATGTGAGTTTGCTGAAATTGAATGAACCAAGCATCGAGGAGCCGGCAGCGACATCTGTG GCAACCCACTCATTGCAAAAAGACCTCTCAGTGGTGGATCCATTTTGGGAGCTATGCGACCCATACCCAGATGTGCAGAGACTTTTTTTTGAATTTAATGAGGCCTACTTTTATGGCAAGCTGGACCAGGTTGCAGTGTCCTGGAACTGGCACATGACCCT CTGTGCTGGGTTGTGCGAATATGAAGGGGATGGACTGTGCACCGTGAAACTCAGTGAGCCCCTACTGAAGTTGAGGACAAGAAAGGATCTGGTGGAAACGTTGCTG CACGAGATGATCCATGCCTACCTCTTTGTAACCGACGGCAACATG gaTCACGATGCTCATGGACCAGAGTTCCATAAGCACATGGATCGTGTTAACAAAGCCAGTGGAGCAAACATCACT GTGTTCCACAACTTTCATGAGGAGCTGAATAACTACCGTACCCACTGGTGGCGCTGTAACGGCCGCTGCCAGCATCGATTTCCATTCTTTGGCATTGTCAGGCGAGCCATGAACCGGCCACCATCTGATTATGATCGCTGGTGGGCTGACCACCAGCGCAACTGTGGTGGCACGTTCACCAAAATACGTGAGCCAGACCCCAAAGGTAGTAAGGGCAAGCGAAAGGATGGTACTTTGCCGGTTAAAAATG ATGCAAAGCAACCAAAATTGATGGATGGAGCAGACATCAGGGCCCCGCTCGTACCCCCACACAGTGTCAAGTCAACAGTTTCTGTACCTGATAGTCAAAGTCACCAAGGCACCCGTCCAAAACATGTCTCAAGTTTTCCTAACACCATGACGAAGCTGCCCAGTAATGTACATACCCTGCCACAGCATGCCACTGATCTGCAGTGGCCCCAAGTGGTTCCCTTCACTGGCGAAGGCCGCAGGCTTGGTGGTTGTTCCTCCAAATCTCGGCTTCTAGGAGAATCCAACTGTGTTTTGGGAGGTGTCTCCAGCCAGATGCTGCACATTGATGCGAATGAAGCAACATCCTGGAGTTCTGCGGTGTCAGGACCTGGCCAGTCACTGAGCAAGTGTGTAACTGAGACACAAGTCAAACCCGCACCACAGAAGCCATCAGATTCAACTTGGCCAACACTGAAAGATTTTCTGGACCAGAAAACACAGCCTGCAGAGCAAACCAGCACCAAAAGCAGTACTGCCAAAATGAAGTTCAAAAGGGACCTTTTCGGCTCTGACGTTTTCGGCTCTGACACCGAGTCTGATGATGACTGTGTTATAACAGAAGCTGATATGACAGTGAAAGAGCAAGGAAAGTGCACTGGAAAGCTGGATGAAGCAAGCACGTCATCATCATCTTCGCTCACTAGTACAGACGTGGGTGCCACAGCAAATGTGAGCACCAGAAGTGTTGTAGCTCTGATTGAGTGTCCTGTC